A region of Anolis sagrei isolate rAnoSag1 chromosome 2, rAnoSag1.mat, whole genome shotgun sequence DNA encodes the following proteins:
- the TOMM5 gene encoding mitochondrial import receptor subunit TOM5 homolog, translating to MFRIEGLGPKLDPEEMKRKMREDVLSSVRTFLLYVALLRITPYILKKLDSI from the exons ATGTTCCGTATCGAGGGCCTGGGCCCCAAACTGGACCCGGAGGAGATGAAGCGGAAGATGCGCGAGGACGTCCTCTCCTCGGTCCGCACCTTCCTGCTCTACGTGGCCCTGCTGCGCATCA CTCCATACATTTTAAAGAAGCTGGACAGCATATGA